TAAAAGTTGTCAGACCTGACACGCTTGTTAAAGAGGTTGTAGCTACAATGAACAAGTTCAACATAGGCTCTATTGTTGTCGTGCAGAGCGACCGCCCAGTGGGCATAATTACTGAACGCGACATTCTTCGAAGGATTGTCGAACCGTGCTTAGCGTCAGAAGCTTTGCGTGCGAGAGAAGTTATGAGTAGCCCCGTAATAACTATTCGCGATATGGCTAGCATCGACGAAGCCGCAAATATTATGGCGAGGAAAAGAATTAGAAGGCTTAGGGTTACGGATAACGAGAGACTTGTTGGAATACTCACATTCACCGATATAGTAACACAAGTGCCCAACATGCTAGGGATTCTAGGGGAGCTTGTAAGACCCCAGCACCGTTCATACTAGCCCTCGCCAACTGTTTTTCATTTTAGAGTTTTTATATGTAAGATAGCAATGTTTCTAAAGGATAGACTATAGGAGAAACGGGATTTGGACAGAAACAAAATGATCGAACTGTACCGTAAAATGTTAGAAATCAGGCTTTTTGAAGAAAAAGTCTTCGAGTTGTACGGAGAGAACCTCGTGCCCGGCACTATCCACCTCTATACAGGAGAGGAAGCTGTAGCC
The Candidatus Bathyarchaeota archaeon DNA segment above includes these coding regions:
- a CDS encoding CBS domain-containing protein produces the protein MAGIVIVRDVMTKEVKVVRPDTLVKEVVATMNKFNIGSIVVVQSDRPVGIITERDILRRIVEPCLASEALRAREVMSSPVITIRDMASIDEAANIMARKRIRRLRVTDNERLVGILTFTDIVTQVPNMLGILGELVRPQHRSY